The following coding sequences lie in one Pseudomonas svalbardensis genomic window:
- a CDS encoding DUF599 domain-containing protein, protein MSFIHANMIHILAALWFAICWGGYTRYATWKGRDTACLASVLHLYREDWMRRMLLRDNRIADASVIGNLERNASFFASSTLIILAGILTVLGASERAVSLLADIPMVQQASQGMSEIKLLCLALVFVYAFFTFSWCMRQYNFAAILVGSAPMVGERHVSEQERKAFAARAARVISMAANQFNFGLRSYYFGMTMLAWFVSPWLFMLMSAGVVLVLYRREFHSDVLDVMVYTPTEAPLPEAIKEAV, encoded by the coding sequence ATGTCGTTCATCCACGCCAACATGATCCACATCCTCGCCGCGCTCTGGTTCGCCATCTGCTGGGGCGGTTACACCCGTTATGCGACGTGGAAGGGCCGCGACACCGCGTGCCTGGCCAGCGTGCTGCACCTTTATCGCGAAGACTGGATGCGCCGCATGCTGTTGCGCGACAACCGCATCGCTGACGCCAGCGTGATCGGTAACCTGGAGCGCAACGCCTCGTTCTTCGCCTCTAGCACACTGATTATCCTGGCCGGCATTCTCACGGTGCTCGGAGCGTCCGAACGGGCGGTGTCGTTGTTGGCGGATATCCCGATGGTGCAACAGGCGTCCCAGGGAATGTCGGAGATCAAGTTGCTGTGCCTGGCGCTGGTGTTTGTCTATGCGTTCTTTACGTTCAGTTGGTGCATGCGCCAGTACAACTTTGCGGCAATTCTGGTTGGCTCAGCGCCCATGGTCGGTGAGCGTCACGTTTCCGAACAAGAGCGCAAAGCCTTTGCTGCCCGGGCGGCCCGCGTCATTTCCATGGCCGCCAACCAGTTCAACTTCGGACTGCGCTCTTACTACTTCGGCATGACCATGCTGGCCTGGTTCGTCAGCCCGTGGTTGTTCATGTTGATGAGTGCCGGCGTGGTGCTGGTGTTGTATCGCCGGGAGTTTCATTCCGACGTTCTGGACGTGATGGTCTATACACCTACAGAGGCACCATTGCCCGAGGCGATTAAAGAGGCTGTTTGA
- the brnQ gene encoding branched-chain amino acid transport system II carrier protein, producing the protein MKVLKGQDILALGFMTFALFVGAGNIIFPPIVGLQSGPNVWMAALGFLITAVGLPVITVVALAKVGGAMDALSSPIGKVAGGLLAAACYLAVGPLFATPRTASVSFEVGLAPLTGESPLALFLYSSVYFLLVFFISLYPGRLLDTVGRFLAPLKIIALAALGIAAFALPAGDVGVATPEYVAAPFSQGFINGYLTMDTLGALVFGIVIVNAIRSRGVESPVLITRYAIIAGLIAGVGLALVYISLFRLGSGSHEVAAGATNGAAVLHAYVQHTFGSLGSGFLAVLISLACLVTAVGLTCACAEYFSRVLPLSYKTLVIILAAFSLLVSNLGLTKLIAFSIPVLTAIYPPCIALVALSFCKDFWHEQGRIVGPVMLVSFIFGLIDALKGAGLADWMPTQLSHLPLSEQGLAWLVPSVMTLVVAVVCDRLLGKREEALA; encoded by the coding sequence ATGAAAGTGTTGAAAGGCCAGGACATCCTGGCACTTGGTTTTATGACGTTTGCCCTGTTTGTCGGGGCTGGCAACATCATCTTCCCGCCTATCGTCGGTCTGCAGTCCGGTCCAAATGTCTGGATGGCGGCGCTGGGCTTTCTGATCACTGCGGTGGGTCTGCCGGTGATCACCGTCGTCGCCCTGGCCAAGGTCGGTGGCGCCATGGATGCCTTGAGCAGCCCGATCGGGAAAGTCGCCGGTGGCCTGCTGGCTGCTGCGTGCTACCTCGCTGTCGGCCCGCTGTTCGCGACACCGCGCACCGCCAGCGTGTCATTCGAAGTCGGCTTGGCGCCGCTGACCGGCGAGAGCCCGCTGGCGCTGTTCCTCTACAGCTCGGTGTACTTCCTGCTGGTGTTTTTCATCTCGCTCTATCCGGGCCGGCTGCTGGATACCGTAGGACGTTTCCTCGCACCGCTGAAGATCATCGCCCTGGCCGCGCTCGGCATCGCCGCGTTTGCATTGCCGGCCGGTGATGTCGGCGTGGCCACCCCGGAATACGTGGCGGCACCGTTCTCCCAAGGCTTCATCAATGGTTACCTGACCATGGATACTCTGGGCGCACTGGTATTTGGCATTGTCATTGTCAACGCAATCCGCTCCCGTGGCGTGGAGTCGCCGGTGTTGATTACTCGTTACGCGATCATCGCCGGGCTGATTGCCGGCGTGGGTCTGGCGCTGGTTTACATCAGCCTGTTCCGTCTCGGTTCGGGCAGCCATGAAGTGGCCGCGGGTGCCACCAACGGCGCGGCGGTGTTGCACGCTTACGTGCAACATACCTTCGGCTCACTGGGCAGCGGTTTTCTGGCGGTGCTGATTTCCCTGGCCTGTCTGGTAACGGCGGTGGGTCTGACATGCGCCTGCGCCGAATACTTCAGCCGTGTGCTGCCGCTGTCCTACAAGACATTGGTCATCATCCTGGCCGCGTTCTCCCTGCTGGTGTCCAACCTGGGCCTCACCAAGCTGATTGCGTTCTCGATCCCGGTGCTGACCGCGATCTACCCGCCGTGCATTGCCCTGGTCGCCCTGAGCTTCTGCAAGGACTTCTGGCATGAGCAGGGCCGCATCGTCGGTCCGGTGATGCTGGTGTCGTTCATCTTCGGTTTGATCGACGCCCTCAAGGGCGCGGGTCTGGCGGACTGGATGCCGACTCAGTTGTCCCACCTGCCGCTGAGCGAGCAAGGCCTGGCCTGGCTGGTGCCGTCGGTCATGACCCTGGTCGTCGCGGTGGTTTGCGATCGCCTGCTGGGCAAGCGCGAAGAAGCTCTGGCTTAA
- a CDS encoding MAPEG family protein has translation MSIPFWCVFISALLIFVAKIPVAKAMNDQGGYDNHLPRQQQAQLTGFGARALAAHQNCFEAFILFAVGVLMAHTTQTAGWLIDLLAIIFVITRIIYLLCYWVDLAWQRSLVWFVGLVCSLLLMISPTFKTILL, from the coding sequence ATGAGTATTCCGTTCTGGTGTGTGTTTATCAGTGCCTTGCTGATTTTTGTGGCAAAGATTCCCGTGGCCAAGGCGATGAATGACCAGGGTGGTTACGACAACCACTTGCCGCGTCAGCAACAGGCGCAACTGACAGGCTTCGGTGCTCGTGCGTTGGCGGCTCATCAAAACTGTTTTGAGGCGTTCATTCTGTTCGCGGTGGGGGTGTTGATGGCTCACACCACGCAGACAGCGGGGTGGCTGATCGACTTGCTGGCAATCATCTTCGTGATTACGCGAATCATTTATTTGCTGTGCTATTGGGTTGATCTGGCCTGGCAGCGCAGCCTGGTATGGTTCGTCGGACTAGTGTGTTCGTTGCTGTTGATGATTAGTCCGACTTTTAAAACTATTTTGCTGTAA